One part of the Mya arenaria isolate MELC-2E11 chromosome 3, ASM2691426v1 genome encodes these proteins:
- the LOC128226036 gene encoding uncharacterized protein LOC128226036, producing the protein MDLVKRCFALVVEVILCAPNFCLASKTCSANDVRTAVLLIRETQTVIREQKMDMKQQLNTLQEEIRMKGTEIDTLRTQLNGNIITLQEEIRKKGKEIDSLRTQLNKITTAAASHVPKTFHAYLSSDVTLSDNEIIKFDIEETDTVNSYDTTNGMFTAHVDGFYFLAITIHSPGNIYVGAEIVVNGVVKGEAFADSEEIADTHSSSAMTIVQMSAGEKAYVRPAVFIVFLWGSVVGGMEDGTFESRFEYEYKVLKQLVVLEMETNELRGMVTTLTYRLEGLGENIETIDKNTSSTTIKHVPT; encoded by the exons ATGGATCTGGTAAAGCGTTGCTTTGCTCTTGTTGTGGAAGTAATATTATGTGCACCGAATTTCTGCTTGGCATCCAAGACATGCAGCGCGAACGACGTTCGGACCGCAGTGTTGTTGATCCGTGAAACGCAGACTGTTATCAGAGAACAAAAAATGGACATGAAACAGCAACTTAACA cattGCAAGAAGAAATTCGAATGAAAGGAACAGAAATAGATACCCTTCGAACTCAGTTAAACGGAAATATaataa cattGCAAGAAGAAATCAGAAAGAAGGGAAAAGAGATAGACAGTCTTcgaacacaattaaacaaaatcacaa CAGCGGCAGCTTCGCATGTTCCGAAGACATTCCATGCGTACTTGAGCTCAGACGTCACCCTCAGCGACAATGAAATCATAAAGTTCGATATCGAG GAAACAGACACCGTGAACAGCTACGACACTACTAACGGAATGTTCACCGCTCACGTTGACGGATTCTACTTCTTGGCTATTACAATACATTCTCCTGGCAATATCTACGTCGGCGCCGAGATAGTCGTTAATGGCGTCGTCAAGGGTGAAGCGTTCGCTGACTCGGAGGAAATTGCCGACACGCACTCCTCCAGCGCGATGACAATCGTCCAGATGAGTGCCGGAGAGAAGGCGTACGTCAGAC CGGCGGTTTTTATAGTGTTCCTGTGGGGATCTGTGGTAGGAGGGATGGAGGACGGCACGTTTGAAAGTCGGTTTGAGTACGAGTACAAGGTTCTGAAGCAGCTGGTTGTGCTGGAGATGGAGACAAACGAGCTTCGAGGCATGGTGACCACCCTCACATATAGACTTGAAG GACTTGGAGAAAACATTGAAACTATAGACAAAAATACGTCATCAACAACCATTAAACATGTGCCtacatga